From a region of the Candida albicans SC5314 chromosome 1, complete sequence genome:
- a CDS encoding 60S ribosomal protein uL24 (Ribosomal 60S subunit protein; Spider biofilm repressed), with product MAKISQDVSSSRSKARKAYFTASSVERRVLLSAPLSKELRQQYNVKSLPIRQNDEVLVVRGSKKGSEGKVNSVYRLKFAIQVDKLQKEKSNGASVPINIHPSKVVITKLHLDKDRKALIQRKGGKAE from the coding sequence ACGTTTCTTCATCTCGTTCTAAAGCTAGAAAAGCTTATTTCACTGCTTCATCAGTTGAAAGAAGAGTTCTTTTATCTGCTCCATTATCCAAAGAATTAAGACAACAATACAATGTCAAATCTTTGCCAATTAGACAAAATGATGAAGTTTTAGTTGTTAGAGGTTCTAAAAAAGGTTCTGAAGGTAAAGTTAATTCTGTTTATAGATTGAAATTTGCTATTCaagttgataaattacaaaaagaaaaatcaaatggtGCTTCTGTTCCAATCAACATTCATCCATCTAAAGTTGTCATTACTAAATTACATTTGGACAAAGATAGAAAAGCTTTGATTCAAAGAAAAGGTGGTAAAGCTGAATAA
- a CDS encoding prefolding complex chaperone subunit (Ortholog(s) have unfolded protein binding activity, role in cytoskeleton organization, positive regulation of transcription elongation from RNA polymerase II promoter, protein folding and prefoldin complex localization), whose translation MNQEALQKVLLEMDNQLNKSQAELSMVNLQLDRAMTNLTIIDTTKTKLNKICNTQSNEKVWQGCGKAFIGTNVNNYLNQLDKDTKEYQDSKKNLIIKQNYLQTTLQKTVEGMTNIVGGDKK comes from the coding sequence ATGAATCAAGAAGCATTACAAAAAGTCCTACTTGAAATggataatcaattaaataaatctCAAGCAGAATTATCCATGGTTAATTTACAACTTGATCGAGCCATGAcaaatttaacaataattgatactacaaaaactaaattaaataaaatatgtAATACCcaatcaaatgaaaaagtttgGCAAGGTTGTGGTAAAGCATTTATTGGTACTAAtgttaataattatttaaatcaattagatAAAGATACTAAAGAATATCAAGatagtaaaaaaaatttaatcattaaacaaaattatttacaaaCTACTCTTCAAAAAACTGTTGAAGGAATGACTAatattgttggtggtgaCAAGAAATAG
- a CDS encoding chromatin DNA-binding EKC/KEOPS complex subunit (Ortholog(s) have chromatin DNA binding activity and role in cell wall mannoprotein biosynthetic process, positive regulation of transcription from RNA polymerase II promoter, telomere maintenance via recombination), translating into MKLTPTAIYTAPDIDSPKHFHLSKNEDHSTNGKTTQISDIVIKAGGEDRDKPSDHKDTPLGNLRAELTTLQDHLNIFLTERMKLEKLKNGGGGGGGDNNKSNEQDLERRILDEGVEEEEIE; encoded by the coding sequence ATGAAATTAACACCAACAGCCATATACACTGCTCCTGATATAGATTCACCTAAACATTTCCATCTTTCTAAAAATGAAGATCATTCTACTAATGGGAAAACAACTCAAATTTCCGATATAGTAATTAAAGCTGGTGGTGAAGATAGAGATAAACCAAGTGATCATAAAGATACTCCATTAGGTAATTTACGAGCTGAATTAACTACTTTACAAGATCATCttaatatatttttaaCCGAAAGAATGAAACtagagaaattgaaaaatggtggtggtggtggtggtggtgacaacaacaaatctAATGAACAAGATTTAGAAAGAAGAATACTTGATGAAGGAgttgaagaagaggaaATTGAATAA
- a CDS encoding bifunctional fructose-2,6-bisphosphate 2-phosphatase/6-phosphofructo-2-kinase (Putative protein similar to 6-phosphofructo-2-kinase/fructose-2,6-bisphosphatase; expression downregulated in an ssr1 null mutant) encodes MSESTTTTSSPSASTTSASFIPDTETEILNGFGSAPISSDTNQLRTTKRWSFTSKTRPNMGDSVKNGPPANYVPKRRMSDITGIDAVHNQRNPSDSLGGAQLYSTESGRLFHAGEIIIILAGIPGRGKTHLSVSLTRYLRWLGVNTHSFHLGNYRRANAEDDITHDLFVPSPQSAKAHALREKMVNDCLGDILNFFRNDGGQVAIYDATNAIPEYRLELHKKFRDLNIQVIFIESLVTDDSIVMHNIEQAAKSSPDYHKWDYDKAYKDYTERIKALAPHYIEMGGSEEEEELSYIKFINFGERIELHNSNYGYLINKVVFYLMNGKIKPGSLYLARCYKNSVDYNQDPPLDEEGIKYAKNLTYTLFDHLEKSGNLQEKQQQQQQQEATPKDNNSLAIWTSVKRRTIETTQFFAAKNIPIRHRVQLSQKNPGITGTLTDDEIREKFPIEYAQYDHSPYHYRYPRAESYHDLAIKIEPLILEMERMSGDLLIIADETVLQVFYGYLMSCSCDEIPNLNFKPNEIVEVKFNAYSNSAKRIPIKDYS; translated from the coding sequence ATGTctgaatcaacaacaacaacatcatcaccatcagCATCAACAACTTCAGCATCGTTTATCCCCGACACTGAAACGGAAATATTAAATGGTTTTGGTTCAGCACCAATTTCCTCCGATACTAATCAATTAAGAACCACTAAACGGTGGTCATTTACTAGTAAAACTAGACCCAATATGGGAGATTCAGTAAAGAATGGTCCACCAGCAAATTATGTCCCCAAGAGAAGAATGAGTGATATTACTGGTATTGATGCTGTTCATAATCAAAGAAATCCACTGGATTCATTAGGTGGAGCACAATTATATCTGACGGAATCAGGTCGATTATTTCATGCTGgagaaatcattattattttagCGGGGATTCCTGGTCGAGGTAAAACTCATCTTTCAGTATCTTTAACAAGATATTTACGATGGTTAGGGGTTAATACTCATTCTTTCCATTTAGGTAATTATAGAAGAGCTAATGCTGAAGATGATATTACTcatgatttatttgttCCTTCACCTCAATCAGCTAAAGCTCATGCTTTAAGAGAAAAAATGGTTAATGATTGTCTTGGTGatatattaaattttttccGTAATGATGGAGGTCAAGTAGCTATTTATGATGCTACAAATGCCATTCCTGAATATCGATTAGAATTACATAAAAAATTCCGTGATTTAAACATTCAAGTAATATTCATTGAAAGTCTTGTTACTGATGATTCTATTGTCATGCATAATATTGAACAAGCAGCTAAATCTTCTCCAGATTATCATAAATGGGATTATGATAAGGCCTATAAAGATTACACAGAAAGAATTAAAGCATTAGCACCTCATTATATTGAAATGGGGGGatctgaagaagaagaagaattatcttatataaaatttataaattttggtgaaagaattgaattacataattcaaattatggttatttgattaataaagtggtattttatttaatgaatgGGAAGATTAAACCTGGTTCTTTATATTTGGCAAGATGTTATAAAAATTCCGTTGATTATAATCAAGATCCTCCATTAGATGAAGAAGGGATTAAATATGCCAAAAATTTAACTTATACATTATTTGATCATTTGGAAAAATCCGGGAACCttcaagaaaaacaacaacaacaacaacaacaagaagcAACTCCTaaagataataattcaCTTGCTATTTGGACATCAGTGAAAAGAAGAACTATCGAAACCACTCAATTTTTCGCTGCCAAAAACATCCCCATTAGACATCGAGTTCAATTATCTCAGAAAAATCCTGGTATAACTGGAACATTAactgatgatgaaattagaGAAAAATTCCCTATAGAATATGCTCAATATGATCATAGTCCATATCATTATCGTTATCCAAGAGCAGAATCATATCATGATTTAGCGattaaaattgaaccaTTAATTTTAGAAATGGAAAGAATGAGTggtgatttattaattattgcTGATGAAACCGTATTACAAGTTTTTTATGGTTATTTAATGTCTTGTTCTTGTGATGAAATaccaaatttgaattttaaaccaaatgaaattgttgaagttAAATTCAATGCTTATTCAAATTCTGCTAAAAGAATCCCCATTAAAGATTATTCTTAA